GCAAGGCGCCGAACAAGGCGATCAGCACCCACGCCGACGTGACCAGCAAGAAGGCCTGTCGGACATTGAGCCGGCTGCCGGCGGAACGGTTGGTCAGGGTCAGCGCGCCGCCGACGAACAGCGTGAAAGCGGAGGTTCCGAGGAAAGTCTCCCACTCCGGGTTGCGCAGCGTTGCGTCCACCAGCGCCGGAACCAGCATGGCCACAGACAGAATGGCCAGCAGCAATCCGTTGACAAACAGGATCGGCCGCAGGTCCGGCATGGTCTAGCTGGCGACCAGGGACGCAGCACCGCCCTGGCCGATCATGGCCAGAAGCTCACGGCGGGTTCTGGGATCGCTGCGGAAGAGGCCCAGCAGCCGGCTGGTCACCATGGTGGCGCCGGGTTTGTGAATGCCCCGTGTGGTCATGCAGTGGTGGGTCGCTTCGATAATGACCGCCACACCACGTGGCGACAGCACCTCATCAATGGTGTTGGCGATCTCGCTGGTCATTTTCTCCTGTATTTGCAGTCGCTTAGCATAGACCTCCACCAGGCGGGCCAGTTTGCTGATGCCGACGACCCGGCTGCGCGGCAGGTAGGCCACATGAGCCACGCCGATGATCGGCGCCATGTGATGTTCGCAGTGAGACTCGAAGCGGATGTTCCGCAACAGCACGACCTCGTCATAGCCGCCGGTTTCCTCAAAGGTCTTTTGCAGGACCTGCCGGGGGTCGCTGTCATAGCCGGAGAACCATTCGTCGAAAGCGCGGGTGACGCGCCCTGGTGTGCCGGCCAGGCCCTCGCGGCCCGGATCGTCACCGGCCCAGCGAATGAGCGTACGCACCGCCTCTTCCGCCGCGGCGCGGTCGGGGCGCGCCGCGCCCGCCGCAGTGTCGGCGGTTGGCGTGGATGGCGGGGGCTTTGCTGGCATAGGCCTCTCCGGTGCGGAGGTTGGTCTGGTGGCGGGAGCCACCGGCAGGGGCGGCAGCGGGGTTGAAGCGGCGCGAGCCGGGCGTCGCCTAGTGGACCCGACGGGTTTCGTGCGGGCTGTCGAGGGAAAAGGCCGGTATGGCCACATCGAAGGCGTCACCGTCCACAGTTTCCATCTGGTAAGTGCCGACCATGATACCTGATGGCGTGGCCAGCGGCGCGCCGCTGGTATATTCGAAGCGCTCGCCGGGATTGAGGGTGGGCTGTTCGCCGACGACACCCTGGCCGCGAACGTCCTCCACCTGGCCATGCTCGTCAGTAATGCGCCAGTGGCGGGCGATCAGGCGGACCGTGCGATCACCCTGGTTCTCGATGACGATATGATAGGCCCAGACAAAGCGGTTTTCATCCGGTGACGACTGGCTGGCCAGGTAGGTTGGCTGCACACTGACCGTGATACCGCGGGTCGTTTTGCAAAACATGGATTGGCTCGCCTGGGCTGCTGGCTCGAACGGGGCATTGGACTGCGGGCCAATTATCCCCCGGCAGCGCAGGAGCGGAAAGTCGCCGCGCCGGAGTGGCTGCAGGCACGGCTCAGGCCATGCCGTCGCCGGCTGCCCTGTTGGCCGCCGGCTCGGCCAGTGGATCGGTCGGTGGCGTGCGGCCAAGCTGGATGACCGGCCCGCCTGCCGCCGCCGCATCATCCGGGTCGTGGGTGACCAGCAGGACAGGCAGGCCGCGCTCGCGCGCATGGTCAAAGACGAAGCGGCGGAAGCGGTCCCGCAAGCCGGAATCCAGGCGGCTGAACGGTTCGTCCAGCAACAGGGCGCGGGGGTGAGCCAGCAGGGCGCGCATGACCGAGACCCGTGCCCGCTGACCACCGGACAGGGTCGCCGGGTCACGCCCGGCAAAGCCCTCAAGCCCCGCTTCGGCCAGCGCCTGTTCCACCAGACGCCGCCGCTCGGCGCGGCCGGAGGCAATGTGCCGGCCCAGACCGAATGCGAGATTGCCGCCGACGGTAAGGTGCGGAAACAGAAGATCATCCTGAAACAGAATGCCGACGCCACGATGCTCCGGTGGCAGGTGATCGATACGCTGTCCGTCAAGCCGGACCTCACCCCTGACCGCGAAAGACTTATCGAGCGTGCCGCAGATACAGGCCAGCAGGCTTGATTTACCGCATCCGCTGGGGCCCATCACGGTGACGGCCTGGCTTGCCGACACCGTGCAGTCCAGCGGCGGAAAGAGCGTGTGTCCGCCAATGGTCAGGCTGATGCCGTGCAGGGAGAGGGCGCGGGCTTCGCTCATCGTGTCACGCTGACCAGGCCGCGGTGGCGACGGCCGAGCCACGCCGGCACGGCCAGGGCCGCAAAGAAGGCAATCAGGGGCAGCGCTGTCTGGGCGAAGGCGTAGACGCCGATGACCCGGCGATCCCCGCTCGCCGCCAGGGAGACGGCCTCGGTGGTGATGGTCGGCAGGCGTCCGCCGCCGGCGAAGACAGTCGGCAGATACTGACCGACGCTGACGGCGAAACCGATGGCTGCTGCAAACAGGATCGGCCGCACCAGCATGGGCAGCTTGATTCGCCAGAACACAGCGGCGGGCCCGCGGCCGAGCAGCAGGCCGGTGTCGCTGTAGCGGTGATCGAGGGCGCGCCAGGGATCCGCCAGAATCAGGAACACATATGGCAGGACAAACAGAAGATGGGCCCAGATCAGGGCCAGCCAGCGACCGTCCAGCCCCAGAGCCACCAGGAAAATCTGATTGCCGAATAAAAAGGCGATCTGCGGAACCAGCAGCGGCACATAAACCAGCCACAACACATGGGCGCCGGGCCGCAGACCCCGCCTGTATTCGCTTTCCAGGCAGGCGAGGACCAGGCTCAGGGCCAGCACGGTCGAGGCCACCGCGGTGGTGATCGTCACGGTCATGGGCAGGCTGAGCGGCGCGGCCAGCCGATGCCAGGTAGAGAGTGACCAGGTGTCGGGCATACCGTCGGGAAAACGCCACACTCCGGCGACGGACCACAGCGCCATGGCCAGGAAGCTGGCGGCAGCAACGGTCAGCAACAGGGAAAGCGCGATGGTCACCGGCCAGCGTATGGCCCGGTCCTGAACATGGCGGCGGCCATCACTGAGCCACACCCGGAGGGCGCGGCCGGCACAGAGTTCGCCCAGTCGCCACACGGCGATGGCCGCCAGCACCAGCAGAACCTGTGACACCGCAGCGGCGGCGGCGACAAAACGCTGTGACAGGTCGGGATCGTTGAATAGCCGCATGATCTCTCGCGCCAGGGGGCCGGGCGTCGTCGGGCCCAGAATAATGGCCATGTCAACGACACTCATGGAGAAGGCCAGAACCGCATAGACCGGCAAACGGATCTGGCGGTAGATGAGCGGCAGGATCGCCTTGCCCCATGCGGCAACCGCGCCATAGCCCATGGTCCGGGCGGTGGCCAGGCTGCGTTCGACCGGCAACTGGTTGAGCGCGGCCATGATCGCCAGCAGAAGAAAAGGCACTTCCTTCACCACCAGTCCGGCCACCAGGCTGAGCCCCAGGGTATCGTGAATGATCAAAGCGTCCGGGGGCGTCTGCCAGCCGGTCGCCCAGGGCGACGCCAGGCGGCTGGCCCAGCCGGACGGTGCGATCAGGAAGGCGAGGCCGATGGCGACCGCGGCATGGGGCACGGCCAGAAGCGGCGCCAGCATGTGGCGCACCCGGCCATACATGCGTGTCCCGTGGCACGCCGCGACAAAACCGAGCGCGATGACCAGGGACAAGGCGGTGGCAGCGAAGCCTGTGGTCAGGCTGAGCCGCGCGGCGGTAAGCAGGCCAGGCTCCGCCAGCATCCGGCGCCATGGTTGCAGCGAGATGCTGTCGCCGCCGAGGGCCGGCAGATAGCCGAACGAGGGAAGGATGACGCCGGCCAGGCCGATGGCAACGGGGCCGACAAAGAGGAGAATTGTGGCGGCGGGCGCCAGCCGCAGCATGGTGTCAGTCCGACTGTCGACGGGCGATCACTGACTGTGGCGGCGACGCCATTCGCTCTCGATGCGGGTCATCCATTCGGGATGAGGCTCCGGCAGGGCACGACCCAGATCAGCCGGCGAGAGGGTGGCGATGCCCAGCGGCAGAGCGTCAAACAGGGCGCGCTCTGCGTCCGACAGCCGCGCCATGGAGAGAACCGTCGGGTCGCCCCACAGACGGGGGTCCTGTTTGCGTGCCTGGGCCTCGGGGCTCAGGAGGAAGTCGGCCACGACCATGGCCGCTTCCGGCGCACTGGCGTTGAACGGGATGGCGACAAAGTGGGTATTGGCGATGGTTCCGCCATCGAGCACATAGGTGCGCACCGTATCCGGCAGCAGGCCCTGGGCAATGGCCGAGGACGCGGAACCCGGGTTGAAGGTGATGGCGATGTCAATCTCACCATCGTCCAGGAGCTGGCGCAACGCCGCCTCGTTGGCGGGAAAGGCGCGCCCGCCACGCCACAGATGCGGCGTGATGGCGGCCAGCCACTGCCACAGAGGTTGAGTGACGGTGGCAAAGGTCTCGTCAGTTGGCGGCGACTGCAGCACTGTCGGGTCGGCCACCAGCTCATGCAGGGCTTGCTTGAGGAATGTGGTGCCGGTGAAGTCCGGCGGCTGCGGATAGGCCAGGCGACCTGGATTGGCTGCCGCCCAGGCCAGCATGGCGGCGATTGACCGTGGCGGAGCCGTCAGGCGCGCGGTGTCATACATGAAGACGACCTTGGCCATTCCCCAGGGCGCTTCCAGGCCGTCGACCGGCTCCGTGAAGTCGATCACGGTGGTCGGCTTTTCGTCAGGGTCAATCAGTCCAAAATGGGGCAGCCGGTCAACGAAGGGTCCGAAGAGCAGGTCCCGGGATTTCATGGCCTTGAAGTTTTCGCCGTTAATCCAGACCAGGTCCACCGAACCGCCGGAGAGACGACCACCCGCTTTCTCCGCCACTACCCGCGACACCACATCTGCGGTGTCGGTGATTTTCACATGCTGCAGTGTGATGCCGTAGCGCACCGCCACTTCGTCAGCCACCCACTGAATATAGGCATTGATTCTTTCGTCGCCGGCCCACGCATTCCAGTAGACGGTCTGATCGCGGGCGGCGGCCAGTGTGGCGCCCCAGGTGGTGTCCTGAGCCTGGGCAGGAGATACGGGTCCGGCCGCGGCCGATACCAGCAGCACGGCCGCCAGCAGAACTGCGGCCATGGCGCCCAGGTGCTGCGCCGGCCGGCAGCGTGGCCGGCACGCCCGCTGCCTCGCTGGCGCCAAACGGTCAGCCAACAGCGCCGATGGTGTGGATGATGGCGCTGCTGATGCGTCGGGTGAGTTCGTGCAGGCGACCCAACGGCTGGAAAATCCGTTCGTGTTCGCGTTCATAGGACCGGGCATCCTCGCTGCGATAGGAGGCAGGCTCACCAAAGCCGTCAAGGCTGACGGCTTCCCCTGCCTCGGGAAAGATGGTGGCGAGATACTGTGTCGTGCTGTCCACATCCAGATGCAGTGTGTTCACGATAAGCTGATCCCAGCTAATGGGTGGACGCTCGCTGAAATGCGGAATCTGAGTGGCCAGCATATAGATGCGGTGAATGAGGACAATCCTGAGGGCGTGCAGGAGATGGAGATTGTCCCGCACATCGTCGTCAATGCCGGCGATGCCCCCGACGTCAGGCTCACCCGGCGTACGCCCCATGCCGTCGGGAAACGCCATGGCAATCCCGGCGCGAAGGTCCAGGAAATCTTTTTCCAGAATGCGAAAGATCTCGCTGAGGCGGCGGTGGGCACCGGCCTCCTCAAGGTGCTCCGACACATGGCGCAACACCTGAACGGTGCCGGCGTCGCTTTCATGAGCGGCGCGGATCAGCCAGCGGTCCGGCACCAGATTGCTGATATAGGCGCGGAAGACATCCAGATTACTGAACTGCAGCGCCCACTCGACCATGCCGAACAAACGGCGAAAGCGCGGTGAGGTGCGATAGAGACGGGCGAACTGCTCCGGGTCCTTGGCGACGGCGCGGCCGGCGCCGCCAAGCGTATTGGCCAGCATGCCAAGCTGATGGAGGATGCTGTTGTGCGGAATGGCGCGAATTTGCGAGGCGTGGCTCAACTCTGCGCGGCCGCCATAGGCGTCGCTCTGCCGCCGGGTTGCACGCGACCCGCTGCTGTAGAGCATGTTGGTGCCGTACATGTCGAGCAGGGCGGCATAGTTAGGATCGCGCATGAGCTGGGTCTGAAACTGGCGGATCGAAATGAAGAACTCCGCGGCAAAATCCACGCTTTGGTAGTAGGGGTCTTCATTGGCGGTGTCCGGTGGTGTCAGGGCGAACTCCAGAACCCGCGTCACCGTGGCAAAGGCAATCGGCTGTGTAAGAAACATCATGTAGGCGTCACCGCCCTGGAAGCTGACTTCCGGCTTTATGCGGATGCCGGCGGCGGCAAAACGCCGACGCGCCTCCATGGGCATGGTGTAGTCGAGGCGGTCCTCAAAACTGGATGGATGGGCGCCGCGGCCAATGGATTCGCCGTGCGTGTCAAACACCACCAGCTCCAGGTCGTTCAACCCGTGCTCGTTGAGCAGGCGGACCATCTTCATCTTGAGACGCTCCACCGACACTGACGCGGTGGTCTGACCAAGATAGCGGCCGGCGTCAGAAAAGCCGGTCTGGATGGTCATGCGGCCGCGCTTGCGCAAATAGTCGCGGTAGTGCGGGTTGCGCAGACATTCGGCAATCACTGATTCCGGGCTGTCGAAAGCCCGTGGCGTCTCGAACAGCGGTGAGATATCAACCTTGTCCTCGACGCCGAACAGCCGGGCGTAGTAAAGCGCCGCAAGCAGGGTGAACGGGGTCTCTGTCTCGGCGATGAGAAAGCGGATCGGCGTGTCGCAATCAATGTATTTGAGCATCTGAGCGACCAGCATGAACACACGCTTGGCGGTCGATGATTCGGCCATAAGCGAGCCGTAGTTCACCTGGATCGGCTTGACCGTATCAAGCAGCGTGTTGATCGCCGTCAGATAGGTGCGCCGGTTGCCCTGATCATCAGGCTCGGTAGACATGTTGATGGTCTTGCGGATAGCGTTATGAATCTGTCGCGCATTGATCCGCACATGGGTGTGGGCGACACCCAGACCATAATTGGCGATCTCGGCCCGCAGCACACACAAGGCCTGGCGCGCCGCGTCATCGGGCGCCGCATCGATGGCCTGATTCACGTGGCCGAGCAGGGAAAGCGGTGAAACGAGACGGTCATCACGGCTTTCGTACATGCGACGTGATACGCGCTGCACCCAGCCAAGCCACTGACGATCCTGGATGCGAATGGAATCAAAGGGTTCGATTTCGGACTCGATTTCGTCCGCCGCCGTCGCCAGAACCTTATCGAGATCGTCCAGCGCCGCGCCAAACGGTGCTCCGGCACCATCGCGCCAGCGTGCGCTGACGTCGCGCACCTGTTCCAGCATGCCGTCGATCTGCCGCTCGCGAACGCGCAACCGCATGAAGTAGGTATCGGACCAGCGGATATCCACCCGACCATCGGTGTCGTAGCCGACCCAGGTGGCGACCGACATCAGACGCGGCCTGAGCTCCGTCCAGCGGTCGGGATAGAGGTCGCGCGCCACGTCCAGAGTCAGATTGTAGATCTGCCGCATGGCGGCCTGGGTATTGTTGATGGCCTCCAGTGACAGGTCGTGCTCCAGGCGCAGGTCAATACGCGGCTCAGGCCGGTGCTCGAAGGTGTAGGCGCGCCGGATGTGGCGGTGATAGTCATCACCGG
Above is a window of Alphaproteobacteria bacterium DNA encoding:
- the folE gene encoding GTP cyclohydrolase I FolE, which encodes MPAKPPPSTPTADTAAGAARPDRAAAEEAVRTLIRWAGDDPGREGLAGTPGRVTRAFDEWFSGYDSDPRQVLQKTFEETGGYDEVVLLRNIRFESHCEHHMAPIIGVAHVAYLPRSRVVGISKLARLVEVYAKRLQIQEKMTSEIANTIDEVLSPRGVAVIIEATHHCMTTRGIHKPGATMVTSRLLGLFRSDPRTRRELLAMIGQGGAASLVAS
- the apaG gene encoding Co2+/Mg2+ efflux protein ApaG — translated: MFCKTTRGITVSVQPTYLASQSSPDENRFVWAYHIVIENQGDRTVRLIARHWRITDEHGQVEDVRGQGVVGEQPTLNPGERFEYTSGAPLATPSGIMVGTYQMETVDGDAFDVAIPAFSLDSPHETRRVH
- a CDS encoding ATP-binding cassette domain-containing protein, which encodes MSEARALSLHGISLTIGGHTLFPPLDCTVSASQAVTVMGPSGCGKSSLLACICGTLDKSFAVRGEVRLDGQRIDHLPPEHRGVGILFQDDLLFPHLTVGGNLAFGLGRHIASGRAERRRLVEQALAEAGLEGFAGRDPATLSGGQRARVSVMRALLAHPRALLLDEPFSRLDSGLRDRFRRFVFDHARERGLPVLLVTHDPDDAAAAGGPVIQLGRTPPTDPLAEPAANRAAGDGMA
- a CDS encoding ABC transporter permease translates to MLRLAPAATILLFVGPVAIGLAGVILPSFGYLPALGGDSISLQPWRRMLAEPGLLTAARLSLTTGFAATALSLVIALGFVAACHGTRMYGRVRHMLAPLLAVPHAAVAIGLAFLIAPSGWASRLASPWATGWQTPPDALIIHDTLGLSLVAGLVVKEVPFLLLAIMAALNQLPVERSLATARTMGYGAVAAWGKAILPLIYRQIRLPVYAVLAFSMSVVDMAIILGPTTPGPLAREIMRLFNDPDLSQRFVAAAAAVSQVLLVLAAIAVWRLGELCAGRALRVWLSDGRRHVQDRAIRWPVTIALSLLLTVAAASFLAMALWSVAGVWRFPDGMPDTWSLSTWHRLAAPLSLPMTVTITTAVASTVLALSLVLACLESEYRRGLRPGAHVLWLVYVPLLVPQIAFLFGNQIFLVALGLDGRWLALIWAHLLFVLPYVFLILADPWRALDHRYSDTGLLLGRGPAAVFWRIKLPMLVRPILFAAAIGFAVSVGQYLPTVFAGGGRLPTITTEAVSLAASGDRRVIGVYAFAQTALPLIAFFAALAVPAWLGRRHRGLVSVTR
- a CDS encoding ABC transporter substrate-binding protein, encoding MAAVLLAAVLLVSAAAGPVSPAQAQDTTWGATLAAARDQTVYWNAWAGDERINAYIQWVADEVAVRYGITLQHVKITDTADVVSRVVAEKAGGRLSGGSVDLVWINGENFKAMKSRDLLFGPFVDRLPHFGLIDPDEKPTTVIDFTEPVDGLEAPWGMAKVVFMYDTARLTAPPRSIAAMLAWAAANPGRLAYPQPPDFTGTTFLKQALHELVADPTVLQSPPTDETFATVTQPLWQWLAAITPHLWRGGRAFPANEAALRQLLDDGEIDIAITFNPGSASSAIAQGLLPDTVRTYVLDGGTIANTHFVAIPFNASAPEAAMVVADFLLSPEAQARKQDPRLWGDPTVLSMARLSDAERALFDALPLGIATLSPADLGRALPEPHPEWMTRIESEWRRRHSQ
- a CDS encoding phosphoenolpyruvate carboxylase, giving the protein MSPSDSKNTTPPARAFGVQGNRIDWHHLLRAATPTRAESLQGGDVARTEKLHRILLDKLHELRDHTHEDPYSNPIELLALQVSDGLDGGRLDESDIEDLIRRLTVIAFLARARRVGRYLGERDPDKNRDIIRRLIHTTAHRTDSGAIAKKPVPFSTFRKRLEREVFGIVFTAHPTFSLNSNLLHSLSELAMERDPSGQPLTGDDYHRHIRRAYTFEHRPEPRIDLRLEHDLSLEAINNTQAAMRQIYNLTLDVARDLYPDRWTELRPRLMSVATWVGYDTDGRVDIRWSDTYFMRLRVRERQIDGMLEQVRDVSARWRDGAGAPFGAALDDLDKVLATAADEIESEIEPFDSIRIQDRQWLGWVQRVSRRMYESRDDRLVSPLSLLGHVNQAIDAAPDDAARQALCVLRAEIANYGLGVAHTHVRINARQIHNAIRKTINMSTEPDDQGNRRTYLTAINTLLDTVKPIQVNYGSLMAESSTAKRVFMLVAQMLKYIDCDTPIRFLIAETETPFTLLAALYYARLFGVEDKVDISPLFETPRAFDSPESVIAECLRNPHYRDYLRKRGRMTIQTGFSDAGRYLGQTTASVSVERLKMKMVRLLNEHGLNDLELVVFDTHGESIGRGAHPSSFEDRLDYTMPMEARRRFAAAGIRIKPEVSFQGGDAYMMFLTQPIAFATVTRVLEFALTPPDTANEDPYYQSVDFAAEFFISIRQFQTQLMRDPNYAALLDMYGTNMLYSSGSRATRRQSDAYGGRAELSHASQIRAIPHNSILHQLGMLANTLGGAGRAVAKDPEQFARLYRTSPRFRRLFGMVEWALQFSNLDVFRAYISNLVPDRWLIRAAHESDAGTVQVLRHVSEHLEEAGAHRRLSEIFRILEKDFLDLRAGIAMAFPDGMGRTPGEPDVGGIAGIDDDVRDNLHLLHALRIVLIHRIYMLATQIPHFSERPPISWDQLIVNTLHLDVDSTTQYLATIFPEAGEAVSLDGFGEPASYRSEDARSYEREHERIFQPLGRLHELTRRISSAIIHTIGAVG